CCCTGGCTGGCTGACCGTGGATCACCATTTCATAGTCACCCTTCATCAGGTCGCCGTCGCCGGTCCAGGTTTCGGTGATCGTGATCTCTTGCTCGGGCTTAAACAGCTTGGCCAGAAAACCGGGGAGTTCTGTGCGCGTGATGCGCTCAGCGATGACGGTCACCGTCTCGTCGTCCTCTTCGACCTCATAGGATGCCTCGACGTCACCCACACCCATGGCTCGCTCGACCAGAAAATCGGGGTCTGCCAGATACTCAAACACCGCGTCGAGCGACGCGTCGAACTGCATCTTTACGCTCATGGCGCCAGTCTACCAGCCCGCCGCTGGCTTGGGCTACGGTAATTGCGGAAGTATTGCCCGCAGCGATTCGCTCAGCGCCGGGTCCCCAAAAACAAAAAAACTCGGGTTGATCAACGACTCCCGACGGTTATACGTGAGCGGTTCAAAGCTTTCGCTGACCATCGTCCCGCCCGCTTCCTCAACGATGCACTGAGCGGCCGCGGTGTCCCATTCACAGGTGGGGCCAAAGCGCGGGTAAAGATCGGCGGTCCCGTCTGCGACCAGGCAGGACTTCCAGGAACTGCCGTGCAGCTGCACGTCGGTGGGCGCTAGCAGCGCCAGAAGCTTTTTCTGTTTCGGCCCGCTTCTCGCCGAAGACACCACGACGCGCAGCGGGTCGCGAGCGGCGGAAACGGCCATCGCTGTAGGCGCGCCCACATCCACCTGCGACTGCGCCCCATGTCCCTGAGCCGCCCGATAACCAAGCCCTCGGGCCGGAAGATAGACCACCCCAAGCGTCGGTCGGCCGCGTTCAATCAGCGCCACATTTACCGAAAAGTCTTTGCTGCCGCGAATGAACTGCCGCGTCCCGTCCAGCGGATCAACCAGCCAGTATCGATCCCATGCGGCCCTTTCAGTCAAACTCGGGAGCTCACCCTCCTCCGAAAGGATCGGCACATCCAGCAACGTGGGCAGGCCCTCGGTCAGCACGCGATGGGCTCGCAGATCGGCTTCGGTAACAGGCGACTCGTCAGACTTCTTCTGCACCTCAATGTCGTCGCGGAACACCTCCAGGATCTGCGCGCCGGCCTGGCGGCACAGGGAGTCAACAGGATTCAACAGATCGACGGTCGGCATGGGGTTCTGTCACTTTGATCGGTACGAGGCAAAGCCGCCGGAATGGTCATCAGTTCGGTGTCGGAACCGGTTGTCGACCACAACGCTGCGCTCGCCAGGCGCGCCATTGTACGCGTAAGCGGCGGCCTTCCCCACTCACGTGCCGCCGGGTTTCCTCACGTCTTATTCCAGCGTGAGATCAAAACCACGACTAGTGTCCCTTGACGACCCTATGCCGGGTTAATAGCCTCGCGTAATCAGAAATGTCTTGCGTCCCGTTGCTTGTCGCCAGACCAAGGCTCACCCAGGAGGACCAGTTCCAATGCCCAGCAACCAGCTCACCGCTTTGCTCGGGCTGGCTGGCGTCGGCGCATTTGCCAGCACGCTGGTGTTGTTCTCCTTTCTGAACCCCAATTTCCATCCGACCCAGGACTATGTGAGCAAGCTCGGGGCGCTGGGCCAGCCGTTTGCCGTCTGGTGGAACGTGGTGGGGTTCGGCCTGGTTGGACTCATGCTCGCCGCATTCGGCTGGGTCTATGGCAACATCGTTCGTGATCGTTTGATCGGCTTTCTTCTGGCGCTTTTTGGGCTTGGCTTCGCCGCGACGGCCATACCCATCGATCTGGGCAGTGCCGAGGCAGCCGTATCGAAGGCTCATGTCGTGGCGATTTGTCTCGGGCTCGCGGGCTGGTGCTTTGGCCTGGCTCGGCTGGCCTCTCTCACCTCGCTCTCCAAATCGGTTCGGCGCAGCGCCAATCTTGCAGCCACGCTGGTTGTGGCTCCGATGGTTGGACAGGCCCTCGAGCTGTGGCCTATGCCGGTGACGCATCGCCTGGTATTTGCCGTGGTTTTCGGATGGTTTGCGTTGACGTCAATCGCGTTGCTGCGCAGTGGTGGCCAGACCAAGGCTGCGACCTGACCGAACCTTTTGATGAAACTGCGGACAATCCTCTTACTCTTCCTCGAACAGCCTGAATCCTGAGTCTGGCTACCCTAAGCCGCGTCCCGGAAACGAGGCTTTAAAACCTGCCGTGGCGCGTCAACCGCCACGATCCATACCATCCGCCGACGGCGGGGTTTACACTACGCGTTTAGTTTGAGCGGGAATACTTGTGTCCACAGTAACGACGGATGTTGTCATCATCGGGGCCGGGCCCTGCGGTCTGTTTCAGGTCTTCGAGTTGGGGCTGCTCGACCTCAAATCGGTGGTGGTGGATTCCATTGCTGAAGCCGGCGGTCAGTGCGTCGAGCTCTACCCGGACAAACCCATCTACGACATCCCGGCGGTCCCTGAGTGCACCGGTCAAGAATTGATCGATTCACTCATGAAGCAGATCGAGCCTTTCGGTGCGCAGTTTTATCTCGGCCAAGAGGTCACCGAGGTCACCCCACGTGACGAGGGCGGCTTTCATGTGGTTACCGCGGCAGATCAGCACTTTGACTGTCAGGCGGTGGTTATCGCTGGTGGTCTCGGCTCATTCCAGCCGCGCCGGCTGCGCGTACCCGGTGCAGATACGTTTGAAGACGTCAGCCTTCATTATCGCGTGCGCAATCCGGAGCAGTACGACGGCAGCCGACTGCTGATTCTCGGCGGCGGCGACTCGGCGCTCGATTGGGTCCTGGAGCTGGCTGATCGTGTCGAGCGCATCACGCTGGTTCATCGCCGGGATGGCTGGCGGGCCGTGGATGCGTCGGTCAACAAGATGAAAGCGCTGGTTGCCGCCGGCAAGATGGATCTTTACGAAAACGCTCGAGTGCAGCGGCTGGAGGGAGAAGGCTCAGCGCTAAAGTCAGCGACGATCATCAACCGCGATGGCGACGAGCTGGCGCAGGTTCCGGTCGATCGCGCGCTGGCGTTTTTTGGCCTGGCGCCAAAGCTTGGCCCCATCGCCAACTGGGGACTGGAGATCAAGGGCAAGTCGTTACCGGTCGACACGGAAAAGTTCCAAACCTCCGTCGAGGGTATCTACGCGGTCGGCGACGTGAATACCTATCCCGGCAAGAAAAAGCTGATTTTGTCCGGATTCCATGAAGCTGCGCTCGCCGCCTTTGCCATCAAAAAACAGATTTATCCCGACCAAAAGGTGCATCTCCAGTACACGACCACCAGCCCGGTGATGCACGAACGGCTGGGGGTAAATCCCGACGGTTAACCCGGACTTTCTCCGCGTTGCCCCACCCTGAGGCAACCGCCAGAATGCGGCCCAGCGTCGAAGTAGTTATAGGGCAGCATGACGGACACCACGCAGCGCGTTCAGGCGCTACGGGAACTCGATATCCTCGACACACCGGCCGAGGCGGCCTTCGATCGGATCACCGAGATGGCCGCTCGTCTGTTCCGGGTCCCCATCGCCTGCATCACGCTGCTGGATGAAGACCGCTATTTCTTTAAATCGGCCATCGGCGTAGAGACCGGCAGCGCCCCGCTGACCAAAGGACTCTGCAGCACCACGGTAGAACGGGGAAAGCTGAGCGTCGTCGAAGATGCAACGGTCGACTCGCTGACCCAAAATCATCCGATGGTCAGTCAGGATCCGCATGTCCGGTTCTACGCGGGCGTCCCGCTGATCACCGAGAGCGGACACGCCGTTGGCACGCTTTGCATCATGCACACCGAGTCTCGCTCGCTGGACGACATCGAGCGACACACCCTGGAAGAGCTGGGTCAGCTGGTCGTCGACCAGCTGGAACATCGTCGCCAGCAGCGCCTGTCGGAGACCCAGCAGCGGGCAGCGCAGCGATCGCAAAAGCTGGAGAGTCTGGCGCAACTCACCGGCGGCATCGCGCATGATTTCAATAACTGCCTGATGGCCGTTTTGGGCAACCTGAGCCTGCTCCAAGAGACCGTCGGTCAGAATCCACAGGCGACCCAGCTTCTCGGCAATATTCAGTCGGCAGCGGGCCGTGCCACGGAGATGGCGCACGAGCTGCTCACTTTTGCCGGCGAGCGGACCCCCTCGCTTGAAACGATCATGCTAGGGCCGCTGCTGAAGACCACAACCGACCTGGTCAAAAGCGGACTGCCGCGCTCAGCCAGCCTGCAGCTTCGCGGCGCTGACGCCGATATTGCGGTTCGGGCAGACGCCACGCAGCTGCGGCAGGTCCTCCTCGGCTTGATCATCAATGCGGCTGAGAGTTACGACGAACCCTCCGGCCTAGTCGAACTTCAGCTCGGCCGAGTCGGCGACCTGGCCACGATCAGCGTGACCGACCACGGCTGCGGCATGGACCCAAAGACTCGGGCCCGCGTCTTCGACCCGTTCTTCTCGACCAAAACGCCGCGCCGAGGCCTCGGTCTGGCGATCGCTCAGCGGGTGATCAGCGATCACGGGGGAAGCATTGAGCTCGACTCCTCGATCGGCTCTGGAACTCGCTGCACCCTCACGCTGCCCTGCAGCGCCATACCTGAAAACGTCAACACAGACCCGGCCGTGCCAGAGCCAGAGTCAGATCAGGCGCCGGCCGGGAGGGTGCTCATCGTCGACGATGAGCCTGACGTACGGCGTTTCCTGGTCGCCGCCATCACCCACCTGGGGTATGAAGTGGCGGAAGCAGGCGACGGCCACGAAGCGGTGGCGATGCTCTCGTCAGAGGCGCCGAAGCCCGACCTGGTACTGCTCGACACGAGCATGCCGGCCATCAGCGGCGAACAGACGCTGACGCTGCTCCACGAACAACTGCCCGACCTCCCGGCGGTGGTCATGAGCGGCCATGATCTGCCTCAGGTCAGAGAACGATTCAAGGGCCAGCAAGTGCGGCAGTTTCTCCAAAAGCCTTTCGGGATCAAACAACTTCGGCGATGCCTCGCCGGCATCTCCTCAACCAAGTAGCCCTCAGCATCCGGACTGGCCGGCGCACCGGCTTGCTATTCCCTCCCACCTAGCCAAAGGCGTCTGTAAGGCCCGTTGGGTTCTCCCAAAAAGCATCTAGCACGCCTTTCTGGCGCTCGCCGCGACCGTCTTCGCCGAGTCCGCTGATCGGATCTGGCGGAGATTTGCGCGTTGTTGCATAGGGAAGGATTCCCTGTTCACTCAAGAAGGAGATTGACCGTGTATACATTGAACGAACAACAGCTCGATGCGGTTGCCGGCGGCGAGACGCCTAACAACCCAATCTGGGATGCGCCGATTGGCGCGATTTTTCAGAATTTCCGGAACGCCGGCGCGAGCGTCAGCTCAGCCACCTATCAGACGTTTCGTGTCCTGCGTGCGCCCCTCACCATTTCGGGCGCCACGGGCGCATTTGTTGGCACGCAAATTTACGACGCGATGTCCTACGACACCCAGATGACAATCGGCGGCACCATCAGCACCGCCCTGGACAATATCCAGGACTTCTTCGGTTTACACATCCACTAGGGAGATCCGGCCAACCATGTCCAACTCTGCGCCCCGCTGGCACGAAAAGCGCCACTATCCGTTCAATCCAAGAGCCATCGGCCTGACGCTGGCGATAGCGGCTTCGCTGTGGCTGTTTTGGATCGCTGAGCACGAAGGCGTTGAACACGTGCTGGGCGCAGCCGGCATCATTCTACTCGGGTGTCACCTGTTCCTCGCGCCGGCCTACTATGGCGCCGAACTGGACAAGCTCGAACGAGAAGAGCACCTGGATCGTCACCAGTTCATCAAGCTGATGGCCGCGTTTTTGCTGGCACTTTGGGTGGTCGCTGAGTTCATCGTGTAGGCCGGCTCTCCGGCAACGTCGTAAGCGCCGGCCTCACTTGATTGCGGCCGGCGCTTCTCTGCGGCGCCGCCGAGCCTTAAGATGGCGGACTTTTGCTAGCGCGAGTCTACGATGAAAGCACTGCCGCTCCTGGTCTGTCTCCTTGCTGCTTGGGTCCTGCCCGGTACCCTCCAATTCGCTACAGCCCAAGAGGCGCTGACCCAGGGTCGGGTCGTAAACCAGGTCCCGGCCATTTTGCCGCACCGGGAACGTGTCGCGGTGATCAATAACCTGTTGACCGATCGACTCGATCAGCTGCTGCCGAAGCTGATGCGCGAAACCGGCATCGACATGTGGGTTGTGATCAACCGCGAGTACAACGAGGATCCGGTTTATCTGACGCTGGTACCCGAGCCGGTTTTTGCGGCGCGTCGGACAACGGTGCTGGTGTTTTTTGATCGCGGCCCTCGCAAGAGCGTAGAGCGTCTCACGGTCAGCCGCTATCCGATTCCGGATTTTTATGAAGCCGCCTGGGAAGGTGGCGACCTCGATCAGCAGTGGGAACGGCTGGCAGAGGTCATCAGCAAACGTAAGCCGAAGAAAATTGCCGTAAACCGGAGCGCCGATTGGCCGGTGGCTGACGGATTGAGCGCGTCGCTGCACGATCGGTTTCTGACGTCTCTGCCGGAAAGCTATCGAAGCCGGGTCGTGAGCGCTGAGGATCTCGTGATTCGCTGGATCGAAACCCGCAGCGAGAAGGAACTACAAATCTATCCTCAGGTGGTGTCTATCGCTCGCGCGGTCATCAGCGAGGCTTTTTCCGACCGGGTGATTACCCCGGGGGTCACGATGCCCTCGGACGTCGCCTGGTATATCCGCCATCGCTTTGAGGAGCTCGAACTTGCACCCTGGTTTCAGCCGTACGTCAACGTGCAGCGGCCGGGCAGCAACAGCGACCCCGACGCGCCCTTCTTCGGGCTCAACGACCAGCCCATCGAGCGTGGGGACGTGCTGCATACGGACGTCGGTATCTGCTATCTGCGCCTGTGTACCGACACGCAGGAGATGGGCTACGTGTTAAGAGCCGGCGAGGATGCGGTGCCGGAGGGACTGGTAACCGCACTGGCCGAGGGCAACCGGTGGCAGGATATCTTGACCGGGAGCTATGTCACCGGACGAACCGGCAATGAGATTCTCGCGGCGGCCCGTGAGGCCCAGCAAGAAGCGGACATCGATGGCAGCATCTATACCCATCCGCTAGGCCACTTTGGTCACGCGCCCGGGCCGACCATCGGCATGTGGGACAACCAGGGTCCTACGCCTGTACGAGGCGATTGGCCGCTATTTCCCAATACGGTTTATGCCATCGAGGGAAACATCAAGACGCTGCTGCCGGAGTGGGACGGCGAGCCGATCCAGATCAAGCTGGAGCAGGATGCGGTATTTACCGGAAATACGGTCCGATACCTGGCCGGGCGACAGACCCAATGGCACGTGGTGCACTGACGCCGGCGGCTCTTCAGCCACCCGCTTTGGTGCTGCCGGGCATCACGGCCCGTGCGGATCGGCGGGACCATGGTGCGGCAGCGGCGCTGCAGGAGCCCCTCGCCGACTTTCGCCGATCCAATAGAGAATCGGCTCGCCGCCGGCCGTCTGGTAGCCGGTGGTACCGAGCCGGCGCAGGTTTTTCTGCGCCCGGCGATGGCGAATACTCGACAGCCAGACGCAACCTCCGCCCGCGGTCCGATAGGCATAATAATCGAGCGTTCTGACCCGGTGTGCATGCGTATCCATTTGGTGGCAGACCTGGTCCACGCCGCCGAGTGCCCGGTTTATTCGACGCCACTGCCAACCGTGTGCCCGGCTTCGAGGGTGTAGCCGCCAGGTGATGATATGAGCCAGCTCGTGAATCACGGTGGCGGGCCAGTGTTGCGGATTGTCGTCGAGCAGGCCACGATTGAGGCGGATCAACGCGCCGCCACTCGCCTGCCCAGCGCTCTGGCCGCGCAGGTCCATCCGCACCTCGGGCGCGACTCCAACCGCCTCGCCGAACAGGTGTCTGGCTCGCGCCATGCACCTTTCGACCAAGGCCAGAACCTCAGACTCGGTCATGCCGCCGCTTCAGCCACGTTGGCCCATTTTGTCGGCACACCGGAGCTGATCGAATGACAAGGGATTTTTGGGTGAAAGCGCATTACCATGACCCGATGAATATCGCGCGCACGGTGCCATTTCGCAAGCCTTCACGTCTGCGCTCAACCAGCCGCCTGCCACGGCCGCACGGCCAGCGATCGGGACGGTCGTGTTAACCAACGCGGACGTGTGGAAAGTCTGCCGTGCGCTGCCCGGCAGCACGGATCAGGTGCAGTGGGAAAACGACCGTGTATTCAAGGTCGGCGGCAAGATGTTTGCCTGCACGGGCCTGAATAAAAGCCAGCCGTACTCGTTTAAGGTGGAGACGCACCGGTTTCTGGAGCTTACCGACCAGCCTGGCATCAGGCCCGCTCCGTACCTGGCTCGTTTTCACTGGGTTCAGGTCGTCCCCGGCGAGTGCGTGCTAAGCAATCAGGAACTGCGAGCGCTGCTCCGAGGGTCGCACGCCCTTGTGCTCAGCGGACTCAGCGGTAAGAAACAAAGCGAGATTATGAACACATGAAGGTTCCCAGCAAGCTTCCGAACACCGGCACGACCATCTTTACAACCATGGCGCGCATGGCCAATGAATGTCAGGCGCTAAACCTGTCGCAGGGCGTGCCGGACTTCAACCCGCCTGCAGCACTTGTCCAGGCGGTGCGCGAACATTTTTCTGGGCCTGCAAATCAATATGCACCCATGCCGGGAGCGGCGGCGCTCCTGGAAGCCATCGCGGAAAATCTGCACCAGCGCTTCGGGCAGGCGCTCGATCCGCAGAACGAAATCACCGTCACGCCGGGCGCAACCGAGGCCCTTTTTTGCGCCATTAATGCCCTGGTGGGCCGCGATGATGAGGTGATCGTTTTTGACCCAGCCTATGACAGCTACGAGCCCGCCGTGACGCTGGCCGGCGGCGTGGTTCGCCACGTCCCGCTGGCAGCGCCCCACTTCGCGGTCGACTGGGATCAGGTGCGGCAGAGTATCAACCCTCGGACCCGCATGATCATCATTAACTCTCCGCACAATCCGACCGGGACCGTGCTGTCCCAGAACGACCTCGACCAGCTCGCCGAGCTCACGCGCGACAGCCGCATCCTGGTGCTCAGTGATGAGGTTTATGAACACATGGTCTACGACGGCAAAACCCACCTGAGTCTGCTGACGCACGCTGAGCTGCGTGAGCGCGGACTGGCCGTCTCGTCCTTTGGCAAGACCTTTCACGCTACGGGTTGGAAGGTGGGTTACCTGGTTGCGCCGCCGGCGCTGACCGCAGAATTCCGGAAGGTGCACCAGTTCTGCCAGTTCAGCGTGATCAACCCGGTCCAGCTTGGCCTGGCGCAGTTTCTCCGGGAGCATCCCGAACACCTGACCGAACTCCCGGGGTTTTTTCAGGCCCGGCGAGATCGGCTTGCGAACCTCCTGGCAGAAGGCCCGCTTCGGTTGATTCCGAGCGGCGGTACCTACTTCCAGATGGTGGACTACCGGCACCTCTCGAAGATGCCCGACGTCGAGCTGGCGGAACACCTGACCCGTGTCGCCGGCGTCGCGACCATACCGATCTCGGTCTTCTATGCGCCCGAATCGCGTCAGCATGGGCTACGGCTGTGTTTCGCCAAGGATGACGCGACGCTTGCCGAGGCGGCGCAGCGCCTCAACCGCATCGAGCAGTATCTGCCAGACGCTGCCTGACGCTGCCCGTAGAGGGCAGTACCTCGTAATCCTCTTCGCATCGGCGTGCCCAGTCCCGGCATCCCCTGATTGACACCAAAATACTTTAATACTAAAGTTTCTCCATGAATCAGAAGCGGGTGTTGGTGACGGGAGGAGGCACAGGCATCGGCCTGGCCATCGCTCAGCAGCTGGCGTCCGATAACCATCAGGTCACCATCAGCGGGCGATCCGCCGAAACCCTGACCGAAGCCGGTTTGCCCTATATCGTCATGGACGTCACCAGCGAAGCGTCCGTCGACCGTGCGTTCTCTGAGCTAGGCACGGTGGACATCCTCATCAGCAACGCCGGGGCCGCGAAGACCGCCCCCCTACTCAAGACTCCCCTCGCCACCTGGCAAGCCATGCTCGACGTCAACCTCACTGGCGCGTTTCTGTGCGCTCGCACTGCGCTGCCCCCGATGATTGACAGCGGCTGGGGCCGCATGGTGGTGATCGCCTCGACATCGTCGCTCAAGGCCTATCCATACACCGGCGCCTACACCGCGTCGAAACACGGGGTCATGGGCCTGGTAAAAACCCTCGCCATCGAGCTGGCCAGAACCGGGGTGACGGTCAACGCTGTATGCCCAGGGTTCAGCGATACGCCCCTGCTCACGCGATCGGTCGAAAACATCGTCAACACCACCGGCATGAACGAGGAGCAGGCGCTCGCTGCCCTACTCAAAGACAACCCGATGAAGCGTGCGGTTGATCCCGCTGAGGTCGCGGCGGCGGTGAAATACCTCGTCAGCGACGATGCGGCGGCCACCAACGGCCAGGCGGTGGTCATCGACGGCGGTGAGCTGGCGGGCTGATGGACGGACGCGGCAAACAGGCGCTACTGACCTGGCTGAGCCTGCTGCGGACGGCCAACCGCATCAAAAAGGATATCGACGCCCGCCTTAAGGCGAGCTTCGGTCAGTCGATCTCCCGATTTGATGCCCTCTCGGCGCTCCAACGAGCCGGCCCCGAGGGTATCCGTGCGGGTCAGCTCAGCCGTCAGATGGTGGTCAGCGAAGGCAATATCACCCAGCTGATGGGGAAGCTGTTGCGGGACCAGCTGGTCACCAAGTCGGCGGACGCGCTCGACGCGAGGGTTGTCATATACCGGCTGTCAGAGGCTGGTGTGGTCCTCTTTGACGCCATGGCGATGGAGCACCGGCAGTGGATCGAAGACATATTCGACGAGCTGTCGGATGCTGATACCGCACACCTGCAGTCGCTGATGGGCCAGCTGTCAGCCGCCTTTACGATGAAGGAAACCGCATGAAATTTTCCGCCAGCCAGTACCAGGCAAAACATTTTTTGTGGGCGTTCGATGAGCATATCGCCACCGTTGCGCTGAACGCGCCGGAACAGAAAAACCCTCTAACGTTTGATTCGTACGCAGAGCTGCGTGACGTCTTTCGCCAGCTTGTCTACGCAAGCGAGGTCCGTGCGGTGGTATTCGCCAGCAACCAGGGCAACTTCAGTTCGGGCGGCAACGTACACGACATCATCGGACCGTTGACCCAGATGGCGATGCCCGAGCTGCTCGAGTTCACCCGCATGACCGGAGATCTCGTCAAGGCCATGCGAGCCTGCCCTCAGCCGATCATCGCTGCAGTCGCGGGCGTCAGCGCCGGTGCCGGCGCCATCATCCCGATGGCCTCAGACTTCCGCCTGACCGAACCGGCGTCAAAGACGGCCTTCCTGTTTAACCGGGTTGGACTCGCAGGCTGCGATATGGGTGCCTGCGCCATCCTGCCCCGCCTGATCGGTCAGGGGCGAGCCAGCGAACTGCTGTTTACCGGCCGGTCGATGAGCGCCGAGGAAGGCGAGCGCTGGGGCTATTTCAATCGGGTGGTGCCCGCTGAAGATCTTGCTGCTGAGGCCACGGCGCTGGCCAAAAAAATTGCCGCCGGCCCGGCCTTTGCGAACGGCATTACCAAGAATCAACTCAACATGGAGTGGGACATGAGCCTCGATACGGCGATCGAAGCCGAAGCGCAGGCGCAGGCGATCTGCATGCAGACCAAAGACTTTGAGCGGGCTTACCAGGCATTTCTGGAAAAGCGCCGACCCCAGTTTGAGGGAAACTGACGTGAGTGATCAGAAGTACCTGCGATGGCCATTCCTGGAGGACCACCATCGAAGTCTTGCGCGAGAGCTCGACGAGTGGGCGGCGGCCGAGATACCGCCGCTGACCGAGTCCCACGAGTCCCACGATCAGGTCGATGAGACCTGTCGCCAGCTCGTGCGCTTGCTGGGTGAAGCCGGCTGGCTGCGTTACGCGGTGCCCGCAGCTTATGGCGGCATCCATAAGAGCCTCGACGTTCGGTCGCTGTGTCTGATTCGGGAAATCCTTGCCCGCTATTCAGGGCTGGCGGATTTTGCCTTTGCGATGCAGGGGCTGGGTTCTGGCGCCATCAGCACCTTCGGCAGCGAAGCGCTCAAGGAACGCTATCTGCCTGCGGTGGCCAGTGGGGAACGCATCGCCGCCTTTGCGCTATCGGAAAAAGACGCCGGTTCTGACGTCGCGGCCATGCAAACGCACTTTACCGCCACCGGCGAGTCGCGAAGTCTGCAGGGTGAGAAAACCTGGATCTCCAACGGCGGCATTGCCGATTTTTATACCGTAGTCGCCCGCGAGGGACGCGATGGCCGGAAGATGACCGCGGCCGTGGTCGGGGCGGACAGCCCGGGCTTTTCCATCGCGGAACGAATCGACGTTATTGCGCCCCATCCGCTGGCGACCATCCGTTTTGACGGCGTGGCCGTAAACCCCGAGGACGTGATCGGCGAGCCGGAATCCGGCATGCGGGTGGCGCTCGGCACCCTGGACATCTTTCGAACGACCGTCGGGGCCGCGGCGCTCGGTTTTGCCCGGCGGGCGCTGGACGAGGCAACGGAGCGGGCACTGAGCCGCAATATGTTTGGCGCGACGCTTTCCGACCAGCCGATCGCCCAGCAGCAGCTGGCCGAAATGGCGCTTGAGGTGGACGCATCGGCCCTTCTGATCTATCGCTCCGCGTGGACCCGGGATGTGACCGGACGCCGGGTAACTCGCGAAGCCGCCATGGCCAAGCTTTATGCAACCGATCAGGCCCAGCGCGTGATCGACCGCGCCGTCCAGCTTTTTGGCGGGCTCGGCGTCAAGCGTGGCAGCAAGGTCGAAGAACTGTATCGAGAGGTTCGGGCGCTGCGCATCTACGAAGGCGCTTCAGAAGTTCAGAAAATTGTGATCGCCAGGCAGCACCTGAGCGATTTTCAGGGAGGAAGCTGCTGATGCACCAGACCCTACAGCCGCCGGACTGGCCGCGGCCCAAAGGCTAC
This genomic window from Pseudomonadota bacterium contains:
- a CDS encoding DUF998 domain-containing protein; amino-acid sequence: MPSNQLTALLGLAGVGAFASTLVLFSFLNPNFHPTQDYVSKLGALGQPFAVWWNVVGFGLVGLMLAAFGWVYGNIVRDRLIGFLLALFGLGFAATAIPIDLGSAEAAVSKAHVVAICLGLAGWCFGLARLASLTSLSKSVRRSANLAATLVVAPMVGQALELWPMPVTHRLVFAVVFGWFALTSIALLRSGGQTKAAT
- a CDS encoding response regulator, with the protein product MTDTTQRVQALRELDILDTPAEAAFDRITEMAARLFRVPIACITLLDEDRYFFKSAIGVETGSAPLTKGLCSTTVERGKLSVVEDATVDSLTQNHPMVSQDPHVRFYAGVPLITESGHAVGTLCIMHTESRSLDDIERHTLEELGQLVVDQLEHRRQQRLSETQQRAAQRSQKLESLAQLTGGIAHDFNNCLMAVLGNLSLLQETVGQNPQATQLLGNIQSAAGRATEMAHELLTFAGERTPSLETIMLGPLLKTTTDLVKSGLPRSASLQLRGADADIAVRADATQLRQVLLGLIINAAESYDEPSGLVELQLGRVGDLATISVTDHGCGMDPKTRARVFDPFFSTKTPRRGLGLAIAQRVISDHGGSIELDSSIGSGTRCTLTLPCSAIPENVNTDPAVPEPESDQAPAGRVLIVDDEPDVRRFLVAAITHLGYEVAEAGDGHEAVAMLSSEAPKPDLVLLDTSMPAISGEQTLTLLHEQLPDLPAVVMSGHDLPQVRERFKGQQVRQFLQKPFGIKQLRRCLAGISSTK
- the cysQ gene encoding 3'(2'),5'-bisphosphate nucleotidase CysQ; translation: MPTVDLLNPVDSLCRQAGAQILEVFRDDIEVQKKSDESPVTEADLRAHRVLTEGLPTLLDVPILSEEGELPSLTERAAWDRYWLVDPLDGTRQFIRGSKDFSVNVALIERGRPTLGVVYLPARGLGYRAAQGHGAQSQVDVGAPTAMAVSAARDPLRVVVSSARSGPKQKKLLALLAPTDVQLHGSSWKSCLVADGTADLYPRFGPTCEWDTAAAQCIVEEAGGTMVSESFEPLTYNRRESLINPSFFVFGDPALSESLRAILPQLP
- a CDS encoding MmcQ/YjbR family DNA-binding protein, with product MLTNADVWKVCRALPGSTDQVQWENDRVFKVGGKMFACTGLNKSQPYSFKVETHRFLELTDQPGIRPAPYLARFHWVQVVPGECVLSNQELRALLRGSHALVLSGLSGKKQSEIMNT
- a CDS encoding NAD(P)/FAD-dependent oxidoreductase, which encodes MSTVTTDVVIIGAGPCGLFQVFELGLLDLKSVVVDSIAEAGGQCVELYPDKPIYDIPAVPECTGQELIDSLMKQIEPFGAQFYLGQEVTEVTPRDEGGFHVVTAADQHFDCQAVVIAGGLGSFQPRRLRVPGADTFEDVSLHYRVRNPEQYDGSRLLILGGGDSALDWVLELADRVERITLVHRRDGWRAVDASVNKMKALVAAGKMDLYENARVQRLEGEGSALKSATIINRDGDELAQVPVDRALAFFGLAPKLGPIANWGLEIKGKSLPVDTEKFQTSVEGIYAVGDVNTYPGKKKLILSGFHEAALAAFAIKKQIYPDQKVHLQYTTTSPVMHERLGVNPDG
- a CDS encoding SprT-like domain-containing protein, whose translation is MTESEVLALVERCMARARHLFGEAVGVAPEVRMDLRGQSAGQASGGALIRLNRGLLDDNPQHWPATVIHELAHIITWRLHPRSRAHGWQWRRINRALGGVDQVCHQMDTHAHRVRTLDYYAYRTAGGGCVWLSSIRHRRAQKNLRRLGTTGYQTAGGEPILYWIGESRRGAPAAPLPHHGPADPHGP
- a CDS encoding DUF2505 domain-containing protein, with amino-acid sequence MSVKMQFDASLDAVFEYLADPDFLVERAMGVGDVEASYEVEEDDETVTVIAERITRTELPGFLAKLFKPEQEITITETWTGDGDLMKGDYEMVIHGQPARVNASITLKADGDEACSYSITHKAKVDIPLIGAKAAKFLLGETERVAALELEYLAEQL
- a CDS encoding M24 family metallopeptidase produces the protein MKALPLLVCLLAAWVLPGTLQFATAQEALTQGRVVNQVPAILPHRERVAVINNLLTDRLDQLLPKLMRETGIDMWVVINREYNEDPVYLTLVPEPVFAARRTTVLVFFDRGPRKSVERLTVSRYPIPDFYEAAWEGGDLDQQWERLAEVISKRKPKKIAVNRSADWPVADGLSASLHDRFLTSLPESYRSRVVSAEDLVIRWIETRSEKELQIYPQVVSIARAVISEAFSDRVITPGVTMPSDVAWYIRHRFEELELAPWFQPYVNVQRPGSNSDPDAPFFGLNDQPIERGDVLHTDVGICYLRLCTDTQEMGYVLRAGEDAVPEGLVTALAEGNRWQDILTGSYVTGRTGNEILAAAREAQQEADIDGSIYTHPLGHFGHAPGPTIGMWDNQGPTPVRGDWPLFPNTVYAIEGNIKTLLPEWDGEPIQIKLEQDAVFTGNTVRYLAGRQTQWHVVH